One Pullulanibacillus sp. KACC 23026 DNA segment encodes these proteins:
- a CDS encoding beta-galactosidase produces the protein MNTKFKAIQDKVKAFLHGGDYNPDQWLRYPEIIKEDYRLMKLAHCNAFSLNIFGWSAIEPEEGKYSFEWLDNTMDRLAAQGAYVILATPSGARPAWMSQKYPEVLRVQPNRQRNLHGQRHNHCYTSPVYREKTQNINRILADRYKDHPALIMWHVSNEYGGECHCNLCQEAFRDWLKVKYGTLEDLNHAWWTSFWSHTYTDWSQIESPAPHGENFVHAHNLDWKRFVTDQTIDFYKNEIVPLRELTPDIPVTTNFMGNHPHMGPFLGLDYHKFAKEVDVVTWDTYPAWHNDTQDTSDLSSDVSFMHDLYRSLKQQPFLIMENTPSLVNWHPVNKPKRPNMHKLASLQAVAHGADSNLYFQWRKGRGASEKFHGAVVDHAGHENTRVFREVAEIGEILERIAEVIGSTIDAEVAIIYDWENQWAIDDLQGLKLEKKNYIETCQAHYKAFWKQGIPVDIVASEADLSKYKLVVAPMLYMIRQGVAENLEAFVSGGGTLVSTYWSGIVNENDLTFLGGFPGPLGKLLGIWAEEIDSLYDSETNELLFTGDEAHGMGKLSGEGRYSASDYCEVIHVETATVLAEYQSEYYKGMPAVTVNEFGSGQAFYMASRNEQRFLDDFYNRLSSNLELAKALETELPKGVSVSTRSHGKTNYTFVMNFNESESTITLPASNSYQELINDKVVSGTVKLKPYEVLILKRD, from the coding sequence ATGAATACTAAATTTAAAGCGATTCAGGACAAAGTCAAAGCTTTTTTACACGGCGGAGATTATAACCCGGACCAGTGGCTGCGGTATCCTGAAATAATTAAAGAAGATTATCGCCTTATGAAGCTTGCTCATTGCAATGCTTTCTCATTAAATATCTTTGGCTGGAGTGCGATAGAGCCTGAAGAAGGAAAGTACAGCTTCGAATGGTTAGACAATACTATGGATAGACTTGCGGCACAAGGTGCTTATGTTATTTTGGCGACACCAAGCGGAGCAAGACCAGCATGGATGTCGCAAAAATATCCAGAAGTACTTCGCGTACAGCCTAATCGACAACGAAATCTGCATGGTCAACGCCACAACCATTGCTACACATCCCCTGTGTATCGTGAGAAGACGCAAAACATCAATAGAATCCTAGCTGATCGTTATAAAGATCATCCGGCACTCATCATGTGGCATGTGTCTAATGAATACGGTGGCGAGTGTCATTGTAACCTCTGCCAGGAAGCTTTTCGTGATTGGCTAAAAGTTAAGTATGGAACGCTTGAAGACTTGAACCATGCGTGGTGGACGTCATTTTGGAGCCACACATATACTGATTGGTCACAAATCGAATCACCGGCTCCACATGGGGAGAATTTTGTTCATGCTCATAATCTAGACTGGAAACGATTTGTCACAGATCAAACCATTGATTTTTATAAAAATGAAATCGTGCCGTTGCGCGAATTGACACCGGACATTCCAGTTACAACCAACTTTATGGGGAATCATCCTCACATGGGCCCGTTTCTTGGTCTCGACTATCACAAGTTTGCCAAGGAGGTCGATGTCGTTACATGGGATACGTATCCAGCGTGGCACAACGATACTCAAGATACTTCCGACTTGTCATCAGACGTTTCATTCATGCACGACCTTTATCGTTCATTAAAACAACAACCGTTTTTGATTATGGAAAATACTCCGAGCCTGGTCAATTGGCATCCAGTCAATAAGCCAAAGCGACCTAATATGCACAAGTTGGCAAGTCTGCAGGCTGTTGCTCATGGCGCGGATTCGAATCTCTATTTTCAATGGCGAAAGGGTCGAGGTGCCTCCGAAAAATTCCATGGGGCTGTGGTTGATCATGCCGGCCATGAAAACACCCGTGTTTTTCGTGAAGTCGCTGAAATTGGTGAGATATTAGAAAGAATAGCTGAGGTCATTGGATCGACCATTGATGCAGAGGTTGCCATTATTTATGACTGGGAAAATCAATGGGCAATTGATGATTTGCAAGGATTAAAACTTGAAAAGAAAAACTATATCGAAACATGCCAGGCGCATTACAAAGCATTTTGGAAGCAAGGCATTCCGGTTGATATTGTTGCCTCTGAAGCGGACCTCTCAAAATATAAGCTTGTTGTGGCACCTATGTTATACATGATTCGCCAAGGGGTAGCTGAAAACCTTGAAGCCTTTGTTTCAGGCGGCGGAACGCTTGTTTCAACGTACTGGAGCGGCATTGTTAACGAAAATGATTTGACCTTCTTAGGTGGATTCCCTGGCCCACTAGGAAAGCTTCTTGGTATTTGGGCTGAAGAAATTGATTCACTTTACGATTCAGAAACCAATGAGTTACTATTTACAGGGGACGAAGCACATGGCATGGGTAAACTGTCTGGTGAAGGGCGTTATTCAGCAAGTGACTACTGTGAAGTGATTCATGTTGAAACGGCTACGGTCCTTGCCGAGTATCAGTCGGAGTATTACAAAGGCATGCCGGCGGTTACCGTGAATGAGTTTGGCAGCGGTCAAGCCTTCTACATGGCTTCCCGAAATGAGCAGCGTTTCCTTGATGACTTTTATAACAGATTAAGCTCGAATCTTGAGTTGGCAAAGGCATTAGAGACTGAACTTCCAAAAGGTGTGAGTGTCTCAACACGTTCTCACGGTAAAACTAACTATACATTCGTGATGAATTTTAACGAATCGGAATCAACTATTACTCTTCCAGCTAGCAATTCTTATCAAGAACTAATCAACGATAAGGTCGTTTCCGGAACGGTCAAGCTTAAGCCGTATGAAGTGTTAATCTTAAAAAGGGATTAG
- a CDS encoding YrvL family regulatory protein: MSQDNDKLPVDRMNLLEKIIVVIGIIVLIILSITVIIGIIILGETGFFKLFGVNYTSLYALIRFIIFFFVLDFIFDLVTTPIIKFLITGKFFLIKRMIIDGIFTWLALYVADSLMTNITISYKTEIIAVILFVFIEVAIGNKVKIYKGK; the protein is encoded by the coding sequence TTGTCTCAGGATAATGATAAGTTGCCAGTCGATAGAATGAACTTATTAGAAAAAATAATAGTTGTTATAGGGATAATTGTCCTTATAATATTATCGATTACCGTTATCATTGGCATTATTATTCTTGGTGAAACTGGTTTTTTCAAGTTGTTTGGCGTTAATTATACATCTTTATATGCCTTGATTAGGTTCATAATATTTTTCTTCGTTCTTGATTTTATATTTGATTTAGTCACAACTCCAATCATTAAATTTTTAATAACAGGAAAATTCTTTTTGATAAAAAGAATGATAATAGATGGCATCTTTACTTGGCTTGCCTTATATGTGGCTGATAGCTTAATGACTAATATTACAATTTCATATAAAACTGAGATTATTGCTGTAATTTTGTTTGTTTTTATTGAGGTTGCAATTGGTAATAAAGTGAAAATTTATAAAGGAAAATAG
- a CDS encoding NAD(P)H-dependent oxidoreductase — MKLTNSHANKDLLLKAFNFRHACKEFDPERKIPDEDFDLILEAARLSPSSVGLEPWRFVIIQNQEIRERLKNVSWGAQGQAPTASHFMVVLARTMTDLKYDSDYVSHMMREVHQIPEEIVQLLIDKNYKNFAESDFKLMESDRAMFDWACKQAYIALSNMMTTAAIMGIDSCPIEGFDRDKVTQVLKEEGILDEKHFGVACFAAFGYRVREPRPKSRQNLKDIVEWVK, encoded by the coding sequence ATGAAGCTTACGAATAGTCATGCTAATAAGGATCTTTTATTAAAAGCCTTTAACTTTCGCCATGCTTGTAAGGAATTTGACCCAGAGAGGAAAATTCCGGATGAAGATTTTGACTTGATCTTAGAAGCAGCAAGGTTATCGCCTAGCTCAGTGGGTCTTGAGCCTTGGCGGTTCGTCATCATTCAAAATCAAGAGATTCGGGAGAGACTAAAAAATGTCTCGTGGGGAGCACAGGGGCAAGCCCCGACTGCCAGTCACTTTATGGTAGTTTTAGCCCGGACCATGACGGATCTCAAATACGACTCGGATTATGTTTCTCATATGATGAGGGAGGTCCATCAGATTCCAGAAGAGATCGTCCAACTGTTAATTGATAAAAACTATAAGAATTTTGCTGAATCCGATTTTAAACTGATGGAAAGCGATCGGGCTATGTTTGATTGGGCATGCAAACAGGCGTACATAGCTTTAAGTAATATGATGACTACTGCCGCGATCATGGGAATCGATTCCTGTCCAATCGAGGGGTTTGATCGGGATAAGGTAACTCAAGTTCTTAAAGAAGAGGGCATTTTAGATGAGAAGCATTTTGGTGTCGCCTGCTTTGCCGCCTTTGGATATCGAGTGAGAGAGCCACGACCAAAATCCCGGCAGAATCTTAAGGACATTGTCGAGTGGGTCAAATAG
- a CDS encoding nucleoside deaminase — protein sequence MKSDRDRYFLEKALEEAVQALNENTYPIGAVIVDENHNLIAKGRNRVHPEQDATAHAEIDAIRNAGKAILDAKVNREKFTIYTSLEPCPMCTGGILFANIKKVVWLLNDEQGFGGYRKLKGSNSFDERFNEVELIIEPYEDLKEKQIELMNKWAINPNNLVNLRGSVKK from the coding sequence ATGAAAAGCGATAGAGATAGATATTTTTTAGAAAAAGCACTAGAAGAAGCTGTACAGGCATTAAATGAAAATACATATCCAATCGGGGCAGTTATTGTTGACGAAAACCACAATTTAATTGCCAAAGGACGGAATCGGGTACATCCTGAACAAGATGCAACAGCTCACGCTGAAATAGATGCCATAAGAAACGCGGGTAAAGCTATTCTGGATGCTAAAGTAAATCGTGAGAAGTTTACAATTTATACTTCTTTAGAACCTTGCCCTATGTGTACAGGCGGTATTTTGTTTGCAAATATAAAAAAAGTTGTGTGGTTACTAAATGATGAACAAGGGTTTGGTGGGTATAGAAAGCTCAAAGGTTCAAATTCTTTTGATGAACGATTTAATGAAGTTGAGCTTATTATTGAGCCCTACGAGGATTTAAAAGAGAAGCAAATTGAACTTATGAACAAGTGGGCAATAAATCCAAATAACCTGGTTAATTTAAGAGGATCTGTTAAGAAGTAA
- a CDS encoding FAD-binding protein, translating into MDLRRNWAGNFQYSTSNWHEPESVEEVQQLVSTLKKMRVVGTRHSFNSIADSNDNIISLQKMNKVLSIDREKETVTVEAGIRYGDLCQMLHQHGYALHNLASLPHISVAGACATATHGSGNHNQNLAAAVSAMEVVTADGSLVTFSKEKSEEELHGAVVGLGGLGVVTKLTLNILPSDQMRQDVYENLPLAQLENHFDTIFSSAYSVSLFTDWQDDRFNQVWLKTKLTDDQTFSFGEDFYGAKAAKESLHPVPGVGAENCTAQLGIPGDPVDRLPHFRMDFTPSKGQELQSEYILSREHTYDALCAISQIREQIAPLLLISEVRTIAQDELWLSPSYKQDSVAIHFTWQDKWQEVQQVLPLIEAQLEPFQAKPHWGKLFTTSPDALQSYYEKMPDFQQLLTKYDPNGKFRNTFLNKYIFNEGK; encoded by the coding sequence ATGGATTTGAGGAGAAATTGGGCAGGGAATTTTCAATACAGCACGTCAAACTGGCACGAACCTGAATCTGTTGAGGAAGTCCAACAATTGGTTTCAACGTTAAAAAAGATGCGGGTGGTTGGAACACGTCACTCGTTTAATAGCATCGCCGATTCTAATGATAATATAATATCCTTGCAAAAAATGAATAAGGTCTTATCTATTGATCGAGAGAAGGAAACCGTGACCGTGGAAGCAGGCATTAGATATGGGGACCTTTGTCAAATGCTTCATCAGCATGGTTATGCCTTACATAATCTCGCTTCCCTCCCGCATATTTCAGTTGCTGGCGCTTGCGCAACTGCCACACATGGTTCAGGGAATCACAATCAAAATTTAGCGGCAGCCGTAAGCGCTATGGAAGTGGTCACAGCCGATGGCAGCCTTGTAACTTTTTCAAAGGAGAAATCAGAAGAGGAATTACATGGCGCAGTTGTTGGATTGGGTGGTCTCGGCGTTGTCACAAAGCTAACGCTGAATATCCTTCCCAGTGATCAAATGAGGCAGGATGTATACGAGAACCTTCCTTTAGCACAACTCGAAAATCATTTTGATACTATCTTTTCCAGTGCCTACAGCGTCAGTCTGTTTACAGATTGGCAGGATGATCGATTTAACCAGGTATGGCTCAAAACCAAACTGACCGATGATCAGACTTTCTCGTTTGGAGAAGACTTTTATGGAGCCAAAGCGGCTAAAGAAAGTCTCCATCCCGTACCAGGGGTTGGAGCAGAGAATTGTACCGCTCAGCTCGGTATTCCAGGGGACCCGGTTGATCGCCTGCCCCACTTTCGAATGGACTTTACCCCAAGCAAAGGTCAGGAGCTTCAAAGTGAATATATCTTGTCCCGCGAGCATACCTATGACGCTCTTTGTGCAATTAGTCAAATTCGTGAGCAAATCGCCCCTCTTCTGCTTATATCCGAAGTTCGGACCATTGCTCAAGATGAGCTTTGGTTAAGCCCTTCTTATAAGCAGGATTCCGTTGCCATTCACTTTACTTGGCAGGATAAATGGCAAGAAGTTCAACAAGTCTTGCCACTCATCGAAGCCCAGCTTGAGCCTTTCCAAGCCAAGCCGCATTGGGGAAAGCTCTTCACAACTTCACCTGACGCACTACAATCATATTACGAGAAAATGCCTGACTTTCAGCAGTTGCTTACAAAGTATGACCCGAACGGCAAATTCCGCAATACCTTTTTGAACAAATATATATTTAACGAGGGAAAATGA
- a CDS encoding SDR family NAD(P)-dependent oxidoreductase — protein MKPLQGKIAVVTGASRGAGRGIAYELGAAGATVYVTGRSIQGATTDNRPETIEETADGVTSRGGKGIAIRCDHTNDNDVRKLFDQIDREHGGIDILVNCVFGGSESSLPSGDGRHFWERPLEHWDAMMVAGPQAYLLTARYAVPLMKRHQKGLIVNITFFIKDKISSNLYYDLAMNAINRMTLGLAKELRDFNVSAVAVCPGWMRTERVTDSGFGSEDGATETTAYVGRAVVALASDNKVFKFSGDTIMVAELARKYGFTDVDGTQPLPFEG, from the coding sequence ATAAAACCATTACAAGGTAAGATTGCTGTGGTTACAGGTGCATCTCGTGGAGCTGGGAGGGGTATAGCTTATGAACTTGGTGCTGCGGGTGCAACTGTGTATGTGACTGGAAGGAGCATTCAAGGAGCAACAACCGATAACCGTCCAGAAACCATTGAGGAAACTGCCGATGGTGTCACTTCACGAGGAGGTAAAGGAATCGCAATACGATGTGATCATACAAACGACAATGACGTGAGAAAACTGTTTGATCAAATTGATAGGGAACACGGTGGTATCGACATTTTAGTCAATTGTGTATTTGGTGGTTCCGAAAGTTCTCTACCATCAGGAGATGGACGGCATTTTTGGGAACGACCACTAGAGCATTGGGATGCAATGATGGTTGCTGGACCACAAGCTTATCTGCTGACTGCTCGATACGCTGTACCACTTATGAAACGACACCAAAAAGGTCTAATTGTTAACATTACATTTTTTATCAAGGACAAAATTTCAAGTAATTTATACTACGATTTGGCTATGAATGCTATCAATCGAATGACATTAGGACTGGCAAAGGAATTAAGGGACTTTAATGTTTCAGCGGTTGCAGTTTGTCCTGGTTGGATGAGGACAGAAAGAGTTACAGATTCAGGTTTTGGATCTGAGGATGGAGCAACGGAAACAACAGCATATGTAGGTCGTGCGGTTGTGGCATTGGCATCAGACAACAAAGTATTTAAGTTTTCTGGTGACACAATAATGGTGGCTGAACTAGCAAGAAAATATGGCTTCACCGATGTCGATGGAACTCAACCTTTGCCGTTTGAAGGATAA
- a CDS encoding DUF5071 domain-containing protein gives MEHLEVLLPKDKFDISSVEKLNGLDREEIIYLVPKLLEWIQDMNWLIAPKIADLLLDFPNETTPHIRKVFETEDDIWKYWCLDVLVQRFPAESKMALKNDLIRLAERPSEGEKLEEVDVKAKEILKEL, from the coding sequence ATGGAACATTTAGAGGTTTTGCTTCCTAAAGATAAATTTGACATCAGTAGTGTAGAAAAATTAAACGGACTTGATCGTGAAGAAATTATTTATCTTGTGCCAAAACTTCTTGAATGGATTCAGGATATGAATTGGTTAATTGCTCCTAAAATAGCTGATTTACTCTTGGATTTTCCAAATGAGACAACTCCACATATCAGAAAAGTATTTGAAACCGAAGATGACATATGGAAATATTGGTGTTTAGATGTTTTAGTGCAGCGTTTTCCTGCTGAATCCAAAATGGCACTTAAAAATGACTTGATTAGATTAGCGGAACGACCTTCTGAAGGTGAGAAATTAGAAGAAGTTGATGTTAAAGCTAAGGAGATATTAAAGGAACTATGA
- a CDS encoding MFS transporter, which produces MATLSKPEQLGVAVSSRSQRIKTLIGSVLGYGSEGMDFLLISFVLVYITRDFHLSTVQGGNLTLATTLGMLAGSYLFGFIADLFGRMRTLAYTILLFTVATGLIYFAQDYSQLLILRFLVGMGVGGEFGIGMTAVTETWSKNQRAKATSIVALGWQVGVLTASVLPVFIVPAFGWRAVFLVGLIPALLALFVRKSLEEPEMWRQSNLNKRTLLRKAEQKTITAEEQLQLDNLKKFPLKKLFANRKLAVTTIGLIFMSFIQNFGYYGIFTWMPTILANKYGYTLSKASGWMLISTIGMLIGITIFGILADKIGRKKTFALYYICGTIYCVIYFFVFNDQTLLLWGSALLGFFVNGMMGGIGAVLAENFPAEARSTAENFIFGTGRGLAGFGPVIIGLVATGGSLYGALSLIFLIYPIGLIIMLICIPETKGKALE; this is translated from the coding sequence ATGGCGACATTGAGCAAGCCTGAGCAGTTAGGTGTAGCCGTTTCTTCGAGATCACAACGCATTAAAACATTAATAGGTTCAGTTCTAGGTTATGGATCTGAAGGTATGGATTTCCTTTTGATTTCTTTCGTATTAGTCTATATTACAAGAGACTTCCACCTTTCAACGGTTCAAGGCGGTAATCTGACATTAGCGACAACACTGGGGATGCTTGCGGGATCTTACCTATTTGGATTTATTGCGGATTTATTTGGCAGAATGCGTACATTAGCCTACACGATTCTTTTATTTACCGTTGCGACAGGGCTAATTTATTTTGCACAGGATTATTCACAGCTTTTAATCCTTCGATTCTTAGTCGGAATGGGAGTAGGCGGAGAGTTTGGCATCGGCATGACAGCTGTTACAGAAACATGGTCGAAAAATCAACGTGCAAAAGCCACCTCCATTGTTGCCTTGGGCTGGCAAGTAGGCGTTTTAACGGCTTCCGTTCTTCCCGTCTTCATTGTACCGGCATTTGGCTGGAGAGCGGTCTTTTTAGTCGGATTAATTCCGGCACTACTAGCCTTATTTGTACGTAAAAGTTTAGAAGAACCGGAAATGTGGAGACAATCTAATCTCAATAAACGAACCTTATTAAGAAAAGCCGAACAAAAGACAATAACTGCTGAAGAACAGCTTCAATTAGATAACTTGAAAAAATTCCCTTTGAAAAAGCTTTTTGCCAATAGGAAATTAGCGGTTACGACAATCGGTTTGATCTTCATGTCCTTCATTCAGAACTTTGGTTATTATGGAATCTTCACATGGATGCCTACCATTCTGGCTAATAAATATGGGTATACTTTGAGCAAAGCAAGCGGTTGGATGCTCATTTCCACGATTGGTATGTTAATCGGAATTACCATTTTTGGAATCCTGGCCGATAAAATTGGACGGAAAAAGACATTTGCTCTCTATTATATCTGTGGAACCATTTATTGTGTGATCTATTTCTTCGTATTTAATGATCAAACGTTATTATTATGGGGTAGCGCATTGCTCGGATTTTTTGTGAATGGTATGATGGGCGGAATCGGTGCCGTCTTAGCTGAAAACTTTCCGGCGGAAGCTCGCTCAACAGCTGAGAACTTTATCTTTGGTACAGGACGGGGATTGGCCGGCTTCGGTCCGGTTATCATTGGATTAGTTGCAACAGGAGGCAGTTTGTATGGTGCCTTGTCACTGATCTTCTTGATTTACCCTATTGGTCTTATCATTATGCTTATTTGTATCCCTGAAACGAAGGGGAAAGCATTAGAGTAA
- a CDS encoding AraC family transcriptional regulator, producing MEEVKKRHTFLSMGTPLPVFIDTIGYNPREEDFARPEGYPYYHWLQTVKGEGIFTFNGDDYLLTPGKGILLTPYTPHSYYAKTREWSTLYLTFGGSVVTSILNALEINFSSLYVDTKKLPFSKKVEEMLARVEKETELARLDSSADLYSFLIMLKKFGRHQGQSSLSQNYEKLRPIIQWLDVMYPENIGLREIADYAGMSSQHLSSLFRATFNMSPYAFLINLRIREAKRRLSSGEEVLLKDIAHDVGFNDVSHFIATFKRIEGVTPKKYRSFYDRS from the coding sequence ATGGAAGAAGTTAAGAAACGACATACGTTTTTGTCAATGGGCACACCGCTTCCTGTTTTTATTGATACTATTGGTTATAATCCTCGTGAAGAAGATTTTGCCAGACCAGAAGGTTATCCTTACTATCATTGGCTGCAAACGGTGAAAGGGGAGGGGATTTTCACCTTTAATGGAGACGATTATCTTTTAACTCCCGGCAAAGGCATCTTATTGACGCCCTATACACCGCATTCTTATTATGCAAAGACTCGTGAGTGGTCTACACTTTATTTGACGTTTGGCGGTTCGGTTGTGACGTCGATTTTAAACGCGCTGGAAATTAATTTTTCTTCATTATATGTCGATACAAAGAAACTTCCTTTTTCTAAAAAAGTGGAGGAGATGCTCGCCCGGGTTGAGAAGGAAACGGAACTCGCTCGTCTTGATAGCTCAGCAGATTTATATAGTTTTCTAATCATGTTAAAGAAATTTGGACGCCATCAAGGTCAAAGCTCACTTTCGCAAAACTATGAGAAGCTTCGACCGATTATCCAATGGCTTGATGTGATGTATCCAGAAAACATTGGCCTTCGTGAGATTGCTGATTATGCTGGTATGAGTTCTCAGCATTTGAGCTCCCTTTTTCGAGCCACATTCAACATGAGTCCCTATGCGTTTCTTATAAACCTTCGAATTCGCGAAGCCAAAAGGCGCTTATCTTCGGGGGAAGAGGTGTTATTAAAAGACATCGCTCATGATGTTGGATTTAATGATGTCAGCCATTTTATCGCCACATTCAAAAGAATCGAAGGGGTAACGCCAAAAAAATATCGTAGTTTTTATGATCGCTCATAA
- a CDS encoding GNAT family N-acetyltransferase: MEELKSKEIQPIVWSLLSFATSEKNIDQEYRAYMELPNRKLFAYMIEDEIVGCIGIELLGQERCEIRHIAVLPSRRKESIESKMINFILEKYSLAYVLAETDNEAVNFYKKYGFKSQV; this comes from the coding sequence TTGGAAGAATTGAAATCAAAAGAAATTCAACCCATTGTGTGGAGTCTTTTATCCTTTGCTACTTCAGAAAAAAACATCGACCAAGAATATAGAGCATATATGGAATTGCCAAATAGAAAACTATTTGCTTATATGATTGAAGATGAAATTGTTGGATGTATTGGAATTGAATTATTGGGTCAAGAGCGGTGTGAGATACGGCATATCGCAGTATTACCAAGCCGTAGAAAAGAAAGCATAGAAAGCAAGATGATTAATTTTATTTTAGAAAAATACTCATTAGCTTATGTATTGGCAGAGACTGATAACGAGGCTGTAAATTTCTATAAGAAATATGGATTTAAATCTCAAGTTTAG